The bacterium genome contains the following window.
CCGAAGCACACTCCGCATTCGCGCCACGGAATGGGCATCGACCACCCAAAACGAGATCCGTCAGCGTCAATCGCCGCGCGGCACGCTGAAACATTGGAAAGCCAGCTTCTCAGCCAACTTTCGTGCATAGTTCAGGCTAAACGCCGATCCGTTAGAGCCTATGCCCATGGGCTCCGGACAAGAAAAGGCCACTGCTGTAAACCTCCTTGAACTAACACACCAAGGAGAGACACCTTGTCCAAGCAAACAGCAGCGGCCTCAATGATCAAGACTAGCGAAGCGGAGGAGACCCTGATGGTCGCCTTGGAGCTCGGCGAGAAGGGCTGGCTCGTAGGCTTCTCGGGCGGCTTCGGTGAGAAGGTCGTACGGCGCAAGATCGACTCGCGGGACGGGAAGGCCTTGCTGGGAGCCATCGCCTGGGCCCGGGAGAAGCTCGGCCTCGGAAGGGAAGTTCGGGTGGTGAGCTGCTACGAGGCAGGCCGAGACGGCTTCTGGATCCACCGCTTCCTCGTCGCGAACGGTGTGGAGAATCTCGTGGTGGATTCCGCGAGCATCGAGGTCAATCGCAAGAAGCGTCGTGCGAAGACGGATCGGATCGACGTGGTGGCGCTCCTCGACCTGCTGGCCCGTCACCTGGCCGGGAGTGTGAAACCGGTGTGGAGCGTGGTTCGCGTGCCTTCGGTGGAGGATGAGGATCGGCGTCATCTCCACCGAGAGCTGAAGCTCGCGAAGAAGGACCGGACGCGGGTAGGCCACAGGCTCAAGGGTTTGCTCTCGAATCAAGGGCTCACCCTGAACCTGCGGCAGGACCTGGAGAGGCAACTCGCAGCCATGCGGCTCTGGGACGGATCGCGGCTTCCTGCGGGGCTTCGTGCAAGGCTTCTGCACTACGCCCAGGACTACGCGCATGGGACCAAGCGAATCCGTCGGCTTGAAGCCGAGCGCCGGAACATTCTTCGCGAGGGAAAGAACGAAACCCTCGCCAAGGT
Protein-coding sequences here:
- a CDS encoding IS110 family transposase — its product is MSKQTAAASMIKTSEAEETLMVALELGEKGWLVGFSGGFGEKVVRRKIDSRDGKALLGAIAWAREKLGLGREVRVVSCYEAGRDGFWIHRFLVANGVENLVVDSASIEVNRKKRRAKTDRIDVVALLDLLARHLAGSVKPVWSVVRVPSVEDEDRRHLHRELKLAKKDRTRVGHRLKGLLSNQGLTLNLRQDLERQLAAMRLWDGSRLPAGLRARLLHYAQDYAHGTKRIRRLEAERRNILREGKNETLAKVRQLFSLKGVGINTAWSLGTEFFGWRDFRNGKQVGSMAGLTPTPFDSGTKSREQGIGKDGSRWIRSDAIEFAWGWLRFQPESELSKWYQRRFGSGSSRLRKIGIVALARKLLVALWRFLETGVIPGGAVLKTDLRVR